In one Nicotiana sylvestris chromosome 8, ASM39365v2, whole genome shotgun sequence genomic region, the following are encoded:
- the LOC138874690 gene encoding uncharacterized protein — protein sequence MVTSWILNSLSKEIADNVEYANDAVELWKELEDCYEQTKGIRLYQIQKEINDLSQGTLDITTYYTKLKKLWEELTTLNKRIQCSCTCNYGANESMYKAEQDRRLIQFLMGLNEDEKREIRLVSQLSVESTSMNVSTLGQGTFKANFPTHNNYNGIPRNRLICEYFRKPGHSKDRYNKGKRVVAAVQVPNEAVTTKENENKTQDDGRNMNLTEEQYECKAPWKFLLKNQNFVMPR from the exons ATGGTGACCTCTTGGATCCTAAATTCACTCTCTAAGGAAATCGCAGACAATGTAGAATATGCAAATGATGCTGTTGAGCTTTGGAAAGAACTAGAGGATTGCTATGAACAAACTAAAGGAATTAGGCTGTATCAAATTCAGAAGGAAATCAATGATCTTTCCCAAGGTACTCTTGATATCACTACTTACTATACTAAGTTGAAGAAGCTTTGGGAAGAGCTTACTACTTTGAACAAAAGGATTCAATGTAGTTGCACTTGTAATTATGGTGCAAACGAGAGTATGTACAAAGCTGAGCAAGATAGGAGGCTGATACAGTTCCTTATGGGACTAAATGAG GATGAAAAAAGAGAGATTAGGCTAGTTAGCCAGTTATCTGTTGAGTCAACCTCAATGAATGTGAGTACATTAGGACAGGGGACTTTTAAGGCAAACTTCCCAACACACAACAATTACAATGGAATTCCTAGAAACAGGCTCATATGTGAATACTTCAGAAAGCCAGGACATAGTAAGGACAG GTACAATAAAGGCAAGAGAGTAGTTGCAGCTGTGCAAGTTCCCAATGAAGCTGTTACCACTAAAGAGAATGAGAACAAAACACAAGATGATGGAAGAAATATGAATTTGACTGAAGAACAGTATGAATGTAAGGCCCCGTGGAAATTTTTACTCAAAAACCAGAATTTTGTGATGCCAAgatag